From Zingiber officinale cultivar Zhangliang chromosome 5B, Zo_v1.1, whole genome shotgun sequence, the proteins below share one genomic window:
- the LOC121987660 gene encoding sinapine esterase-like, with product MAASAAAAAFFFFALGLHAELADGCYTSIFSFGASVVDTGNSLILTGNSSLASRLPYGQTFFHRPTGRFSDGRLIIDFIAQAMGLPLVKPYLGGGGAEDFRHGANFAVAGATALDVDYFQSRGINNLFSNNSLSVQLRWFEQLLPSLCSSASDCDAFLSNALFSVGQIGANDYNNPFFQNRSAGEIATFVPDVVSAIGSAIDPSVVQKLIGLGVRTMVVPGSFPMGCFAAYLNKFQEEKQESYDPRTGCLNWLNDFAILHNRLLLAELQRLRRQHPEVAIMYADVYHASMAIYASPRDYGFKETVLAACCGFDGGDYKFSETVQCGGEGSSVCSDPSRQICWDGIHTTEAANRIIAGGLLGSYTVPPISDACPDLNWDVVGFHDGDGHTAPA from the exons ATGGCAGCATCCGCCGCTGCcgccgctttcttcttcttcgctctTGGGCTTCATGCTGAGCTCGCCGACGGATGTTACACCTCCATCTTTAGCTTCGGCGCCTCCGTAGTCGACACCGGCAACTCTCTCATCCTCACCGGCAACTCTAGCCTCGCCAGCCGCCTTCCCTACGGCCAGACCTTCTTCCACCGCCCTACCGGCCGCTTTTCCGACGGAAGGCTAATCATCGACTTCATCG CTCAAGCAATGGGTTTGCCGTTAGTGAAGCCGTATCTCGGCGGCGGTGGAGCAGAGGACTTCAGGCACGGAGCCAACTTTGCGGTCGCCGGAGCCACTGCGCTCGACGTCGACTATTTCCAATCTAGAGGGATAAATAATCTATTCTCCAACAACTCCCTGAGCGTGCAGCTTCGCTGGTTCGAGCAGCTCCTGCCTTCGCTTTGCTCCTCTGCTTCGGACTGCGACGCTTTTCTGAGCAACGCCCTGTTCTCGGTGGGGCAGATCGGAGCCAACGACTACAACAACCCCTTCTTCCAAAACCGAAGCGCCGGCGAGATCGCAACCTTCGTTCCCGACGTCGTCAGCGCCATCGGCTCCGCCATAGAC CCTTCTGTCGTCCAGAAATTGATCGGGCTGGGCGTGAGAACGATGGTGGTGCCGGGAAGCTTTCCGATGGGTTGTTTCGCCGCGTACCTGAACAAGTTCCAGGAAGAAAAGCAAGAGAGCTACGATCCCCGAACAGGGTGTTTAAATTGGCTCAACGACTTCGCCATCCTCCATAACCGCCTATTGCTGGCGGAGTTGCAGCGGCTCCGGCGCCAGCATCCGGAGGTGGCCATCATGTACGCCGACGTCTACCACGCCTCAATGGCCATCTACGCTTCTCCCCGCGACTACG GATTCAAGGAAACTGTTCTGGCGGCGTGCTGTGGGTTCGATGGCGGCGACTACAAATTCAGTGAAACGGTGCAGTGTGGCGGCGAAGGCAGCAGCGTTTGCAGCGACCCGTCGAGGCAGATATGTTGGGACGGGATACACACGACGGAGGCGGCAAACCGGATCATCGCCGGCGGTCTTCTCGGATCCTACACCGTCCCCCCTATTTCAGACGCTTGTCCCGACTTAAACTGGGACGTCGTCGGATTCCATGACGGCGACGGCCACACGGCACCTGCTTAA